Proteins encoded together in one Bacteroides ovatus window:
- a CDS encoding metallophosphoesterase family protein, translated as MRKLILLLFTGILLFSCTAAGADEGRILRFIYCSDVHYGLEREFRGKEVGSDEVSRAMLATFKLLSETRLPEDSGVGAGIKFGSPDFVVCTGDIANRMEEGVQSATTSWSQFCSDWDSSISSPLYLVPGNHDISNAIGYSKVLSPEKDASSAAGIFNRMMRPAMERTAETFNYQTDKVHYSFVKDGVRFVFMGMWPDAYMRQWFDQEIGTDTITPVILFTHDPPIADTKHFTNPNGKHTINSVDKFQNLLADTCLVTDVKKKATKNWEKLEQFIHSHSMIKAYFHGDKNYNEFYTWNGVNGTIDLPVFRVDSPMKGEYSSADERLLSFIVVTMDVNQRLLTARECLWNTENKTSIQWGSSCTITF; from the coding sequence ATGAGAAAGCTAATCCTTTTATTATTTACGGGAATTCTTCTTTTTAGCTGCACCGCTGCCGGAGCAGACGAAGGAAGAATTCTTCGTTTTATATATTGTTCAGACGTACATTATGGGCTTGAACGTGAATTTCGGGGAAAAGAAGTGGGAAGTGATGAGGTAAGTCGTGCTATGTTGGCAACCTTCAAATTGCTTTCTGAAACTCGGCTGCCGGAAGATAGTGGGGTGGGCGCAGGAATAAAATTTGGTTCTCCTGATTTTGTTGTTTGTACGGGGGATATTGCCAATCGGATGGAAGAAGGAGTTCAATCTGCTACTACATCATGGAGTCAATTTTGCAGTGATTGGGATTCATCGATAAGTTCTCCTTTGTATCTGGTACCGGGTAATCACGATATTTCTAATGCGATAGGTTATTCCAAGGTTTTATCTCCAGAAAAAGATGCATCCAGTGCTGCCGGTATTTTCAACCGGATGATGCGCCCTGCGATGGAACGTACGGCGGAGACTTTTAATTATCAAACGGATAAGGTGCATTATTCCTTTGTAAAGGACGGGGTACGGTTTGTTTTTATGGGAATGTGGCCTGATGCATATATGCGTCAATGGTTCGATCAGGAAATAGGAACTGATACGATTACTCCTGTTATTTTATTTACCCATGATCCTCCCATTGCCGATACCAAGCATTTTACGAATCCGAACGGTAAGCATACGATCAATTCAGTAGATAAGTTTCAGAATTTGTTGGCAGATACCTGTCTGGTGACTGATGTCAAAAAGAAAGCCACAAAGAATTGGGAAAAGCTGGAGCAGTTTATCCATTCTCATTCTATGATTAAGGCTTACTTTCATGGAGATAAGAATTACAATGAATTTTATACCTGGAATGGGGTAAATGGAACAATTGATTTACCTGTTTTCCGGGTGGACTCCCCTATGAAAGGTGAGTATTCTTCTGCTGACGAACGTCTACTTTCCTTTATTGTAGTTACCATGGATGTGAATCAACGCTTGTTAACGGCTCGTGAATGTTTGTGGAATACGGAAAACAAAACCAGTATCCAATGGGGAAGTTCTTGCACTATCACTTTCTGA
- a CDS encoding lamin tail domain-containing protein yields the protein MKKFLLMSTLCALALVGCKDDSEPEIPTDIDYSGLVLNEICGNDGNTSEEDWIEIYNTSNTTINLNGVKLVKTDEEGVSEAIYTFGEGATIAGKAYLLKVKGVDFTQGISNTKSVSITLQMPSGKDIDKFDKDAEFGDGGKHEVGGSYSRIPDGTGEWTVVLKATKGTANKVTEPEGPSGIDYTGLVLNELNGNKPKYIELYNSTGHELDITGVKIKKDDGDIVYIAPEGTKIQSHGFLVLLSDQADYSTGFTSGLSAKKSVKIELLSPEETAIDVFKNLTDAGEEVWGETPKYNGETEGMAYARKDNGAEWYMMKATQGESNSTTAGLSTKIEW from the coding sequence ATGAAAAAGTTTTTGCTGATGAGCACACTTTGTGCTTTGGCTTTGGTTGGGTGTAAAGATGACTCGGAACCGGAAATTCCTACTGATATTGATTATTCAGGATTGGTATTGAATGAAATTTGTGGAAACGATGGGAATACAAGTGAAGAAGATTGGATTGAGATTTATAATACTTCCAATACAACAATTAATCTCAATGGCGTTAAACTGGTGAAAACTGATGAAGAAGGTGTTTCGGAGGCTATTTATACGTTTGGGGAAGGTGCAACCATTGCCGGTAAAGCATATTTGCTGAAAGTCAAAGGCGTTGATTTTACTCAAGGAATATCAAATACTAAATCTGTTTCTATCACTTTGCAAATGCCCTCTGGTAAAGATATAGACAAATTTGATAAGGATGCGGAATTTGGTGATGGAGGTAAACATGAAGTGGGAGGAAGTTATTCACGTATTCCTGACGGTACGGGAGAATGGACTGTTGTATTGAAAGCTACTAAAGGAACGGCTAATAAAGTTACGGAACCTGAAGGACCTTCCGGTATTGATTATACTGGATTGGTGCTGAATGAGTTGAATGGTAATAAACCCAAATATATTGAGTTGTATAATAGTACAGGTCATGAACTGGATATAACCGGAGTAAAGATTAAAAAAGATGATGGGGATATTGTTTATATAGCTCCCGAAGGAACTAAAATACAGTCTCATGGTTTTTTAGTGCTTCTTTCGGATCAAGCGGATTATTCTACAGGCTTTACAAGTGGACTCTCCGCTAAAAAATCTGTGAAGATTGAGCTTCTTTCACCGGAAGAAACTGCCATAGACGTATTTAAGAATCTAACGGATGCCGGTGAAGAGGTTTGGGGAGAAACACCTAAATACAATGGAGAAACAGAGGGAATGGCGTATGCCCGTAAGGATAACGGTGCTGAATGGTATATGATGAAAGCCACTCAAGGTGAGAGTAATAGCACCACTGCCGGACTAAGTACAAAAATAGAATGGTAA
- a CDS encoding OprO/OprP family phosphate-selective porin, translating into MRKRNMILVAGLLAFTSVWGQNTTSGWEDESGKIPVKAYFESGKLHFASKNENFHLWFDNRIYLDAAVYSPTSNVDDLTSKTNKDLEDDDNQFRFSNGVSIRRARFGVKATLYKKWFAELDLDFAYNEVEIKDMYLGYKFNNHFFVKAGNFKVPMSMERTTSSKYLMASERPMAVEAFADGRRLGLVGTGWGKHWWASAGVFGREVDLIQKERNRGNDGYALATRVAVSPIYNEDMTIHVGGYFNYQTPSGSGLENKTVLFRTFPESRVDRRRFVQAEISNVNHYYTTGFELGFRYRKLLTYGEYIYNNISRYTYGANNQKTDLKNAVFNGWYATASYMILGENRQYSPDEAEFGPMKMRRKGGNLEVAARISNINMNDFHDPAAYITGGKATSYSASLNWYPVRNVVIGLNYIYMNNDKYADSKGQITKGGKPLSEVMPSGIDFNVFQLRTMISF; encoded by the coding sequence ATGAGAAAAAGAAACATGATTCTGGTTGCCGGTCTGTTGGCATTTACTTCAGTATGGGGACAAAACACGACTTCCGGTTGGGAAGATGAATCGGGTAAGATACCTGTAAAGGCTTATTTTGAGAGTGGAAAACTTCACTTTGCTTCTAAAAATGAAAACTTTCATTTATGGTTTGATAATCGAATTTATTTGGATGCAGCGGTTTATTCGCCCACATCGAATGTGGATGATCTGACATCCAAAACGAACAAGGATCTGGAGGACGATGACAATCAATTCCGTTTTAGTAACGGGGTGAGTATTCGTCGTGCACGTTTCGGTGTGAAAGCCACTTTATACAAAAAATGGTTTGCAGAACTGGATCTGGATTTCGCTTACAATGAAGTGGAAATAAAAGATATGTATCTGGGCTATAAATTTAATAATCATTTCTTTGTAAAGGCGGGAAATTTTAAAGTTCCGATGAGTATGGAACGCACAACAAGTTCCAAATATCTGATGGCTTCGGAACGTCCGATGGCAGTGGAAGCTTTTGCTGACGGGCGCCGTCTGGGACTTGTCGGAACTGGTTGGGGAAAACATTGGTGGGCTTCCGCCGGAGTATTTGGCAGGGAGGTGGATCTTATTCAGAAAGAACGTAATAGAGGGAATGACGGTTATGCTTTGGCTACCCGTGTAGCAGTGTCGCCTATTTACAATGAAGATATGACGATTCATGTCGGCGGATACTTTAACTATCAGACACCTTCCGGTTCAGGGCTGGAGAATAAAACGGTTCTTTTCCGGACTTTCCCGGAGAGCAGGGTAGACCGTCGCCGATTTGTGCAAGCCGAGATTTCGAATGTCAATCATTATTATACTACAGGCTTCGAACTGGGATTCCGTTATCGTAAGTTGCTGACTTATGGAGAATATATTTATAACAACATATCCCGCTATACCTATGGTGCTAATAATCAAAAGACTGATTTGAAAAATGCAGTATTTAATGGTTGGTATGCTACGGCATCTTATATGATATTGGGAGAAAACCGTCAATACTCCCCGGATGAGGCGGAATTTGGTCCAATGAAAATGCGTCGTAAAGGGGGGAATTTGGAAGTTGCGGCTCGTATCAGTAATATAAATATGAATGATTTCCATGATCCGGCTGCGTATATAACAGGAGGTAAGGCAACTAGCTATTCTGCTTCGTTGAACTGGTATCCTGTACGTAATGTGGTGATTGGACTGAATTACATTTATATGAATAATGATAAATATGCCGACTCTAAAGGACAAATTACCAAAGGAGGTAAACCTTTAAGTGAAGTAATGCCTTCAGGAATCGATTTTAATGTATTTCAGTTGCGTACAATGATTTCTTTTTAA
- the carB gene encoding carbamoyl-phosphate synthase (glutamine-hydrolyzing) large subunit yields the protein MKENIKKVLLLGSGALKIGEAGEFDYSGSQALKALKEEGIETILINPNIATVQTSEGVADQIYFLPVTPYFVEKVIQKEKPEGIMLAFGGQTALNCGVALYKEGILEKYNVKVLGTPVQAIMDTEDRELFVHKLNEINVKNIKSEAVENVEDARRAAKELGYPVIVRAAYALGGLGSGFCDNEQQLDVLVEKAFSFSPQVLVEKSLRGWKEVEYEVVRDRFDNCITVCNMENFDPLGIHTGESIVIAPSQTLTNKEYHKLRELAIRIIRHIGIVGECNVQYAFDPESEDYRVIEVNARLSRSSALASKATGYPLAFVAAKLGLGYGLFDLKNSVTKTTSAFFEPALDYVVCKIPRWDLGKFHGVDKELGSSMKSVGEVMAIGRTFEEAIQKGLRMIGQGMHGFVENKELVISDIDKALREPTDKRIFVISKAFRAGYTIDQVHELTKIDKWFLQKLMNIMKTSEELHSWGNNHKQIADLPNELLRKAKIQGFSDFQIARAIGYEGDMEDGILYIRKHRKEAGILPVVKQIDTLAAEYPAQTNYLYLTYSGVANDVRYLGDHKSIVVLGSGAYRIGSSVEFDWCGVQALNTIRKEGWRSVMINYNPETVSTDYDMCDRLYFDELTFERVMDILELENPHGVIVSTGGQIPNNLALRLDAQKINILGTSAKSIDNAEDREKFSAMLDRIGVDQPRWRELTSMDDIQEFVEEVGFPVLVRPSYVLSGAAMNVCSNQEELERFLKLAANVSKKHPVVVSQFIEHAKEVEMDAVAQNGEIVAYAISEHIEFAGVHSGDATIQFPPQKLYVETVRRIKRISREIAKALNISGPFNIQYLAKDNDIKVIECNLRASRSFPFVSKVLKINFIELATKVMLGLPVEKPEKNLFELDYVGIKASQFSFNRLQKADPVLGVDMASTGEVGCIGMDTSCAVLKAMLSVGYRIPKKNILLSTGTMKQKADMMDAARMLVNKGYKLFATGGTHKTLAENGIESTHVYWPSEEGHPQALEMLHRKEIDMVVNIPKNLTAGELSNGYKIRRAAIDLNIPLITNARLASAFINAFCTMSVDDIAIKSWAEYK from the coding sequence ATGAAAGAAAATATAAAGAAAGTATTGCTATTGGGTTCAGGTGCCCTGAAAATCGGTGAGGCTGGTGAATTTGACTATTCCGGTTCACAGGCACTTAAAGCCTTGAAAGAAGAGGGGATTGAAACCATTCTTATCAATCCGAATATTGCTACGGTACAGACTTCCGAAGGAGTGGCAGATCAAATTTACTTTCTTCCGGTGACTCCGTATTTCGTAGAGAAAGTGATCCAGAAAGAAAAACCGGAAGGTATTATGCTGGCGTTCGGTGGTCAGACAGCTCTGAACTGTGGAGTAGCATTGTATAAAGAAGGTATTCTTGAAAAATATAATGTGAAAGTGCTGGGTACTCCGGTGCAGGCCATTATGGATACCGAGGACCGTGAACTTTTTGTTCATAAATTGAATGAGATCAATGTAAAAAACATCAAGAGTGAAGCCGTAGAAAATGTGGAAGATGCACGTCGCGCAGCAAAAGAACTGGGTTATCCTGTAATTGTTCGTGCCGCTTATGCGTTAGGAGGCTTGGGGTCCGGTTTCTGTGATAATGAACAGCAACTGGATGTGCTGGTAGAAAAAGCATTCTCTTTCTCCCCACAGGTATTAGTGGAGAAATCACTTCGCGGCTGGAAAGAAGTGGAATATGAAGTGGTACGTGACCGTTTCGATAACTGTATCACCGTTTGTAATATGGAAAACTTCGATCCGCTGGGTATCCATACCGGTGAGTCTATCGTTATTGCTCCTTCACAGACGCTTACCAATAAAGAGTATCATAAACTTCGGGAATTGGCAATACGTATCATCCGCCATATCGGTATCGTGGGTGAATGTAACGTACAATATGCCTTCGATCCCGAATCCGAAGATTACCGGGTGATCGAAGTAAATGCCCGCCTTTCCCGTTCATCGGCTTTGGCATCTAAGGCAACCGGTTATCCGCTGGCTTTCGTTGCTGCCAAATTGGGATTGGGTTATGGACTCTTCGACCTGAAGAACTCTGTAACCAAGACTACTTCCGCTTTCTTCGAACCGGCATTGGATTATGTCGTATGTAAGATTCCTCGTTGGGATTTAGGTAAATTCCACGGTGTAGATAAAGAGTTGGGTTCTTCTATGAAATCTGTGGGTGAAGTGATGGCTATCGGACGCACTTTTGAAGAAGCTATCCAGAAAGGTCTTCGTATGATCGGACAGGGAATGCATGGTTTTGTGGAGAACAAAGAATTGGTTATTTCCGACATTGATAAAGCCTTGCGCGAACCGACCGATAAACGTATTTTCGTGATCTCGAAAGCGTTTCGTGCTGGCTACACCATCGATCAGGTGCACGAATTGACTAAGATTGATAAATGGTTCTTGCAGAAGTTAATGAATATTATGAAGACTTCCGAAGAACTGCATAGTTGGGGAAACAATCACAAACAGATTGCCGATTTGCCGAACGAATTGCTTCGTAAAGCTAAGATTCAAGGTTTCTCCGATTTTCAGATTGCCCGTGCCATCGGTTACGAAGGTGATATGGAAGATGGAATTCTTTATATCCGCAAACACCGTAAAGAGGCAGGCATTCTTCCGGTAGTGAAACAGATCGATACATTGGCAGCCGAATACCCGGCACAAACCAATTATCTGTATCTTACTTATAGCGGTGTAGCAAATGATGTGCGTTATCTGGGCGACCATAAATCCATCGTCGTATTGGGTTCCGGTGCTTATCGTATCGGTTCTTCCGTAGAATTCGACTGGTGTGGCGTACAGGCTTTGAATACCATTCGCAAAGAGGGATGGCGCAGTGTCATGATTAACTATAATCCTGAAACCGTATCTACGGATTACGATATGTGCGACCGTTTGTACTTTGATGAATTGACTTTTGAACGTGTGATGGATATTCTGGAACTGGAGAATCCGCATGGGGTAATTGTATCTACCGGCGGCCAGATTCCAAATAACCTTGCTTTGCGTCTGGATGCACAGAAGATCAATATTCTAGGTACGAGTGCCAAGAGTATTGATAATGCCGAAGATCGTGAGAAATTCTCTGCCATGCTTGACCGTATCGGTGTGGATCAGCCCCGTTGGCGTGAATTAACTTCTATGGATGACATTCAGGAGTTCGTTGAAGAGGTAGGTTTCCCCGTACTTGTTCGTCCGTCTTATGTGCTTTCGGGAGCTGCGATGAATGTTTGTTCCAACCAGGAAGAATTGGAACGTTTCTTGAAACTGGCAGCTAATGTATCGAAGAAACATCCGGTGGTAGTAAGCCAGTTTATCGAACACGCCAAGGAAGTGGAAATGGATGCGGTGGCGCAGAATGGAGAAATTGTAGCATACGCTATAAGTGAGCATATCGAATTTGCGGGAGTACATTCCGGCGATGCAACGATTCAGTTCCCGCCGCAAAAGCTGTATGTAGAAACTGTTCGCCGTATTAAGCGTATCAGCCGTGAGATTGCTAAGGCTTTGAATATCTCCGGTCCGTTTAATATTCAGTATCTGGCGAAAGACAACGATATCAAGGTGATTGAATGTAATCTGCGTGCCAGTCGTTCTTTCCCGTTTGTCAGCAAAGTGTTGAAGATCAACTTTATCGAGCTGGCAACGAAAGTAATGCTCGGTCTGCCTGTGGAGAAACCGGAAAAAAATCTCTTCGAACTGGATTATGTGGGAATCAAGGCTTCCCAATTCTCCTTCAACCGTTTGCAGAAGGCCGATCCGGTGTTGGGGGTAGATATGGCTTCTACCGGTGAAGTGGGTTGTATCGGAATGGATACTTCCTGTGCCGTACTCAAAGCGATGCTTTCCGTGGGCTATCGTATTCCGAAGAAGAATATCCTGCTGTCTACGGGAACAATGAAACAGAAAGCCGATATGATGGATGCGGCCCGTATGTTGGTGAATAAGGGATACAAACTCTTTGCAACGGGTGGTACACACAAAACGCTTGCAGAGAATGGAATTGAAAGTACTCATGTCTATTGGCCGAGTGAGGAGGGACATCCGCAAGCATTGGAGATGCTTCATCGCAAGGAGATCGACATGGTAGTCAATATCCCGAAGAATCTGACAGCCGGAGAATTAAGTAATGGGTATAAAATCCGTCGTGCTGCCATTGACTTGAATATACCGTTGATTACGAATGCCCGTCTGGCTAGTGCATTTATCAATGCCTTCTGTACGATGAGTGTGGATGATATAGCTATCAAGAGCTGGGCAGAGTATAAATAA
- the carA gene encoding glutamine-hydrolyzing carbamoyl-phosphate synthase small subunit, which translates to MRNVTLILDDGSRFSGKSFGYEKPVAGEVVFNTAMTGYPESLTDPSYAGQLMTLTYPLVGNYGVPPFTIEPNGLATFMESEKIHAEAIIVSDYSYEYSHWNAVESLGDWLKREQIPGITGIDTRELTKVLREHGVMMGKIVFDDEPDNVPEAAYAGVNYVDRVSCKEIICYLPAGTSQTFSVNSSYAQLNSQFSTFSSQFKKVVLVDCGVKTNIIRCLLKRNVEVIRVPWDYDYNGLEFDGLFISNGPGDPDTCDAAVQNIRKAMANEKLPIFGICMGNQLLSKAGGAKIYKLKYGHRSHNQPVRMLGTERCFITSQNHGYAVDNNTLSADWEPLFINMNDGSNEGIKHKKNPWFSAQFHPEAASGPTDTEFLFDEFVKLL; encoded by the coding sequence ATGAGAAATGTGACATTAATCCTTGACGACGGGAGCCGGTTTTCCGGTAAGTCGTTTGGCTACGAGAAGCCGGTGGCAGGCGAAGTAGTTTTTAATACTGCCATGACCGGATATCCGGAGAGCCTCACTGACCCTTCCTATGCCGGACAGTTGATGACGCTTACCTATCCTTTGGTAGGTAACTACGGTGTTCCTCCTTTTACCATCGAACCGAATGGACTTGCCACTTTCATGGAAAGTGAGAAAATCCACGCGGAAGCGATTATCGTAAGTGACTATTCTTATGAATACAGCCACTGGAATGCGGTGGAAAGTCTTGGTGATTGGTTGAAACGTGAGCAGATTCCCGGTATCACAGGCATTGATACGCGCGAACTGACTAAGGTTCTTCGTGAACATGGAGTAATGATGGGAAAAATCGTTTTCGATGATGAACCGGATAATGTGCCTGAAGCAGCATACGCAGGCGTCAATTATGTAGATCGTGTATCTTGCAAAGAGATTATTTGCTATCTTCCTGCCGGAACTTCACAAACTTTCTCCGTAAATAGCTCTTATGCGCAGCTTAATTCTCAATTCTCAACTTTCAGTTCTCAATTTAAGAAGGTTGTCCTGGTAGATTGCGGTGTAAAGACAAATATTATTCGTTGTCTGCTGAAACGTAATGTAGAAGTGATCCGGGTGCCTTGGGATTATGATTATAACGGACTCGAATTTGACGGGTTATTTATCTCCAACGGACCGGGTGACCCGGATACTTGTGATGCTGCGGTACAGAATATACGTAAGGCGATGGCAAATGAAAAATTGCCTATCTTCGGCATCTGTATGGGTAATCAGTTGCTTTCAAAAGCGGGCGGAGCCAAGATTTATAAATTGAAATACGGACATCGTAGCCACAACCAGCCGGTGCGTATGCTAGGTACAGAACGTTGTTTCATCACTTCACAAAATCACGGTTATGCCGTAGATAATAATACGTTGAGTGCAGATTGGGAACCGTTGTTCATCAATATGAACGATGGATCCAATGAGGGAATCAAACATAAAAAGAATCCTTGGTTCTCTGCGCAATTCCACCCGGAAGCTGCGAGTGGACCTACGGATACGGAATTCCTGTTCGACGAATTTGTAAAACTATTGTAA
- a CDS encoding amidophosphoribosyltransferase: MEQLKHECGVAMIRLLKPLEYYEKKYGTWMYGLNKLYLLMEKQHNRGQEGAGLACVKLEANPGEEYMFRERALGSGAITEIFENVQNNFKDLTPEQLHDAAYAKRTLPFAGEVYMGHLRYSTTGKSGISYVHPFLRRNNWRAKNLALCGNFNMTNVDEIFARITAIGQHPRKYADTYIMLEQVGHRLDREVERVFNLAEAEGLTGMGITHYIEEYIDLANVLRTSSREWDGGYVICGLTGSGESFAIRDPWGIRPAFWYQDDEIAVLASERPVIQTALNVPFEEIKELQPGQALLISKEGKIRTSQINKPRENHACSFERIYFSRGSDVDIYKERKRLGEKLVPRILKAINNDIDHTVFSFIPNTAEVAFYGMLQGLDDYLNEEKVQQIAALGHHPDMEELEVILSRRIRSEKVAIKDIKLRTFIAEGNSRNDLAAHVYDITYGSLVPGVDNLVIIDDSIVRGTTLKQSIIGILDRLGPKKIVIVSSSPQVRYPDYYGIDMAKMSEFIAFRAAVELLKERDMKDVIAAAYRKSKDQVGLPKEQMVNYVKDIYAPFTDEEISAKMVELLTPKGTKAKVEIVYQPLEGLHEACPHHKGDWYFSGNYPTPGGVKMVNRAFIDYIEQMYQF, translated from the coding sequence ATGGAACAATTGAAACATGAATGTGGCGTTGCCATGATACGCTTGCTCAAACCGTTAGAGTATTACGAGAAAAAGTACGGGACATGGATGTACGGTCTTAATAAACTCTACCTGTTGATGGAGAAGCAGCATAATCGTGGACAGGAAGGTGCGGGACTGGCGTGTGTGAAACTGGAAGCAAATCCGGGCGAAGAATATATGTTTCGTGAACGCGCTTTAGGTTCCGGAGCCATTACGGAAATCTTTGAAAACGTTCAAAACAATTTTAAGGATCTCACTCCCGAACAGTTGCACGATGCAGCGTATGCCAAACGAACTTTGCCTTTTGCCGGTGAAGTATATATGGGACATCTTCGTTATTCCACGACGGGAAAATCCGGAATCTCTTATGTGCATCCATTTTTAAGAAGAAATAACTGGCGCGCCAAGAATCTGGCTCTCTGCGGAAATTTCAATATGACGAATGTAGACGAGATATTTGCCCGTATCACTGCCATTGGTCAGCATCCGCGTAAATATGCCGATACATATATCATGTTGGAGCAGGTGGGACACCGTCTTGACCGTGAAGTGGAGCGTGTATTCAATCTTGCCGAAGCCGAGGGGCTTACGGGCATGGGAATCACTCATTATATAGAAGAATATATTGATTTGGCAAACGTGTTGCGTACTTCCAGCCGCGAATGGGATGGGGGATACGTGATCTGCGGATTGACCGGAAGCGGCGAGTCCTTCGCCATCCGCGACCCATGGGGAATCCGGCCTGCATTCTGGTATCAGGATGATGAGATAGCTGTTCTTGCTTCCGAGCGTCCGGTGATCCAGACGGCTTTGAATGTTCCGTTCGAGGAAATCAAAGAATTGCAACCGGGGCAAGCATTGTTAATCAGCAAAGAAGGTAAAATCCGTACTTCGCAAATTAACAAGCCGCGCGAAAATCATGCCTGTTCTTTCGAACGTATCTATTTCTCCCGTGGGAGTGATGTCGATATTTATAAGGAAAGGAAACGGTTGGGTGAAAAGTTGGTTCCGAGAATATTGAAAGCTATCAATAATGACATCGATCATACGGTTTTCTCTTTTATTCCCAACACTGCGGAGGTGGCTTTCTACGGAATGTTGCAGGGACTGGACGACTACTTGAATGAGGAGAAAGTGCAGCAAATTGCCGCATTGGGACATCATCCGGATATGGAGGAACTGGAAGTCATTCTTTCCCGTCGTATCCGTAGCGAAAAGGTGGCGATCAAGGATATCAAGCTCCGTACGTTTATTGCCGAAGGAAACAGTCGTAATGATCTGGCAGCCCATGTGTATGACATTACATACGGAAGTCTGGTGCCCGGTGTCGATAATCTGGTGATTATTGACGACAGCATTGTGCGTGGTACTACGCTGAAACAAAGTATTATCGGTATTCTCGACCGTCTCGGTCCGAAGAAGATTGTGATAGTATCTTCCTCTCCGCAAGTCCGTTATCCTGACTATTACGGTATCGATATGGCAAAGATGAGCGAGTTTATCGCTTTCAGGGCTGCTGTCGAACTTTTAAAGGAGCGGGATATGAAAGATGTGATTGCGGCTGCCTATCGTAAATCGAAAGATCAGGTGGGACTGCCGAAAGAGCAGATGGTAAACTATGTGAAGGATATCTATGCTCCGTTCACCGATGAGGAAATCTCTGCCAAGATGGTGGAACTGCTGACTCCCAAGGGAACAAAGGCGAAAGTGGAAATTGTCTATCAACCGTTGGAGGGATTGCACGAGGCTTGTCCGCATCATAAAGGCGACTGGTATTTTAGCGGTAACTATCCTACACCGGGAGGCGTGAAAATGGTGAACCGGGCATTCATCGACTATATAGAACAAATGTATCAATTCTAA